A region of the Nocardia nova SH22a genome:
GCCATTGCGGGACGACGAGGAATTGGTCGCCATTATCGGAGGCGGGGTCCGCACGCCCCAGGACTCAGCATCGGGCATCGACTCCCGTGAGACGGGGTTCTACCCCTTCGAGCGTTGACGCTCGGCAACTCGTGCCGCACCCCGATACGACATGGTTGCCACCGGGCACGGCACGAAGCTACGTCACGATCTGTCGGTATGTGAACCGGTACCGCCGAGGGGCTCGGGGCGAGCGTCCCGAGGCTAGGCGTCCTCGGCGACTCAGTCCCGCGCGGGCACCATCGTCATCACCCAGCGCAGGGTCAGCCGCCAGTGGTTGTCCCACCACTGGTTGAATTCCTCGGTACCGACCTGCGGCGGCGCGGACTCGCCCGGGAACAACAGTGCGCCGTCGGGTGCGCCGACCGGTTCGGTGGGGGCGGGCACGATCGACTTCTGCTGCTGTTGCGGCGCATCCGAATCCGGGGCCTCCTTCACCAGCCGTTTCGGCTCACCGCCGGGGTCGGAACCGCGTAACCCCAACATGGTGCTCTCACCCACACCCCAATTCACGCCGGCCGTATCGGCATTCGCGGACGGATCGGGCGCGGCGTGCCGCGGACCGGACGAACGGATGCCCGGCTGCTGCGGGCCCGGCAGCTCGGGAATCGAGTCCGCCGCGGGCAGTCCCGGCTCCGGCCGCGCATGCTTGGGACCACGATTGCCCTCGGCCGTGGTGCGGGCGTCGGCCAGCCGGGTCGTGGCGTCCGAGCGCGGATGATCGCTGAACTCGTGGATGCCGCCGAGGGTGAGGCCACCCGCCAGCACGCTCGCGGCGGCGACCACCGCCACCGAATTGCGTGAGATCCGTACGGATTCGGGCGGCAGGACCGCGAAGGACTCCGGCTGCACGACCAGCGCCGCACCGACCGCGGAACCGGCCACCCCGACCGCACACGGAATCACCGGCGCCTCGAAACCGGCCGACAGCACCGCCGACATCCCGGGACGGTCCGCGACCGCGCCGACCACGACCACCGCGCTCGGCCGGACCCCGGCCGCGTCGAACTGATCCCAGGCGGCCGCGATCCCGGGCTGGATCGAATCCTCGGAGACGAAACCGGCGGTGGTCGCCGCGCCCGCGACCACCCGGTCGCGATGCGGTGAGATGAGCGAGAACCCTTGATATCCCGGCGTCAGCTCGCACACCAGAAGATCCTCGAATTCGGCGGCCCAGGTCATCGCGCGCGCCAAGGCCAGATGAGCCGATTTGGCCGATACCAGCGACGCTTCGTACCACGGCCCCGAGGCCAGCCCGCTGACCACCGCCCGCCGCCCGGCCGCGTCCCGATAGCTGACCGCCGCACCGGCGACCTCGTACTCCTCCCCGATGTCCGCGCAGAGGGCGTCGAGCATGGATTCGATCAGCGCCGGGACACCGGCCCCCGCGCCCGGACCACGCGCTGCCACATCGAGTTCGGCCACGCGATGCGCGAGCACGCGATCGATGAGTTTGCCGTTTCCGCCGAGCAGGGCCACCGCGTCCACCCGGTCGCGGGCGATCGAAGCACCGAGAGTCACCACAGGTCGAACCACCAGAGATCAAGCCTTCCGTGTGCAGGAACCGCGCCGGAGAAGCCGCGCCGAGCAGCGGTTCAACGCCGCAGCGGGAATGGATCGGATATCGACAGACCCCCGCCGATGTAGATCTACTCAGTATGTGTTCGTCACCACATCCGGAGTGGATGGGTTATGAATCCAGCCGAATTGCGAGCGCCGACGTCGCGGTCGTGTGTCATCCGCGTGTCGCTACCGCTAGCCTGGAGGTTGTGGTGGAAGCGCGCACGGCACCGAGGTCGAACCGACGCCCCGACCCAGCGTTGGAGTTGCAGGACGACCCACAGGAGTTGATGCCGCGCCGTCGTCCCACCCAGGAACGCAGCAAGCGCAAGTTCGACGCGCTGCTGCAGTCGTCGCGAGAACTGCTGGTCGAGGTCGGATTCGAATCGTTCACCTGTGAAGAGGTCGCCGCCCGCGCCGAGGTCCCGATCGGCACCCTGTACCAGTTCTTCGCCAACAAGTACGTCATCGTCTGCGAGCTGAATCGCCAAGACCTGGTGGCCGTTTCCCAGGAGCTGGCCGATTTCCACGGCGAGATCCCGTCGATGGACTGGCTGCGGCACATGAACAAGCTCGTCGACCATCTTGCCGACCTGTGGATGACCGATCCCTCACGGCGCGAGGTGTGGCTGGCGATGCAGTCGACCCCGTCGACGCGGGCCACCGGCGCCATCCACGAGAAGGAATTCGCCGAGGCCGTCCAGCAGATGCTGCGCCCGCTGATGCCGCGCACCCCGCGCGTGCGGCGCTCGATGATGGCCCAGGTGCTGGTGCACGTGGTCTATTCGATGCTGAATTTCTCGGTGCAGGACGGCCTGAGCCACGAGGCGGCGGTGGCCGAGCTCAAGCGGCTCATGGTGGCGTATCTGCTGATCGCCGAGAAGGAATCGCGCACGGGGCAACGCGATACGACGGCCTGAGCCGATTCCGTCGTTCCGACGAAGGCCGGAACCGAGACGACGTGTGAGCGAGACGTCGCCGGTTCCGGCCTTCGCAGGAGCGACGGCAGGTGACTCCCGAGGCCGCGGAGGCGTCAGGAATTGTCGATCAGATCCGCCAACTCGCCCGGATCCTCGAGGACGACCATCGCGGCGGCCATATCGCCGTCGTGCGTGATCGACAGGTGCACCCGCGCCCGGGGCAGGAATTCCGCTGCCAGGCCGTGCAATTTGATGCTGGGCCGGCCCCAGGCGTCGTTCACCACCTCGATGAGCGGATAGGGATTGTCACCGATCTGCGGGCTGCGGGCGAACCGGGAGGAGGCCCAGGCCTTGAGCACGGCCTCCTTCGCCGCCCACCGCGCCGCGAAACTGCGGGCGGGGTCGGTGCCCTTGCTCTGGCAGTAGCGCCGCTCACCCGCGGTGAAACTCTCCCGGAGCATGGTGGTTCCGGCCCGCTCGAGCTGTTCGGCGAAATCGGAGATGGTCACCAGATCCAAGCCGATACCGAGGATGGTCATGAGTCCGAAGATACGGATTCAGCGGGCCATCCTCGATATCGGCCGGTCGTTACCGGGGAGTTGTTACTTGGCGGCGTCCCGATCGGCCGCGAGTTCGCCTGTCCCGCACGAACCGTGGGCCAGGTACAGGCCCTCGGTCCCCAGGCGCGCCGAGTCCGACAGCAGTACGTCGGCCTCGAGCTGGCGAATCTGCTTGGCCGGGGTGCCGTCACCGCCCAGTCGGCGGTCGGCGGGCCGCTCGTAGAGCGGTTCGCCACCGCACATCGCCTCCACCAGTCGCTGGCGGCCCGCGAGACGACGCTCCTCGGCGCGACGCAGGTAGTCCTCGCGACGCTGCGGATCCAGCGCCTCGACGAAGGCCTGCGGATGCACCACCGCGAGCAGTCCGGAGACGTGCCCGAAGCCGAGCGAGGTCACCAGACCGGCCTTGAGCGCGAACCGATCTCCGAACCGCAGCGGCCGGCGCGCCCACACCAGGTGCGGGTATTCGGCCATCTTCTCGTCGACGCAGTCGAGGCTGCGGTTCGGCGGGATCACGCCCTGTTCGAGCACCTGGCACAGCCCGATCAGCTGGAAGGCGGCGGCACCGCCCTTGGCGTGACCGGTCAGCGACTTCTGCGAGACCACGAACATCGGCGCGCCGTCCGAACGGCCCATGGCACCGGCCAGCCGCTCGTGCAGTTCCGATTCGTTGGGATCGTTGGCGGCGGTGGAGGTGTCGTGCTTCGAGATGACCGACACCTCGTCCGCCGACACACCCAGCTTGCGCAGCTCCGCGGCCAGCCGCGATTCCGCCCCGCCCCGGCCCGCGCTCAGCGCGCCCAGGCCCGGAGCCGGAATCGAGGTGTGCACACCGTCGGCGAAGGACTGCGCGAACGCGACCACACCGAGCACCGGCAGCCCGATCTCGGCGGCCACGTCACCGCGGGCCAGCAGAACCGTTCCGCCACCCTGGGATTCGACGAATCCGCCGCGGCGGCGGTCGTTGGCCCGGGAGAAGTAGCGGTCGCTGATGCCCTTGGCGCTCATCGCGGCCGAATCGGCGGTCGCGGACATGTCGCCGAAGCCGACGATGCCCTCGATACCCAGATCGTCGTAGCCACCGGCCACCACGATCTCGGCCTTGCCGAGCCGGATCTTGTCCACACCCTCCTCGACCGACACCGCCGCGGTCGCACATGCCGCGACCGGGTGGATCATGCCGCCGTAGCTGCCGATGTAGGACTGAA
Encoded here:
- a CDS encoding holo-ACP synthase; translated protein: MTILGIGLDLVTISDFAEQLERAGTTMLRESFTAGERRYCQSKGTDPARSFAARWAAKEAVLKAWASSRFARSPQIGDNPYPLIEVVNDAWGRPSIKLHGLAAEFLPRARVHLSITHDGDMAAAMVVLEDPGELADLIDNS
- a CDS encoding TetR/AcrR family transcriptional regulator; translation: MPRRRPTQERSKRKFDALLQSSRELLVEVGFESFTCEEVAARAEVPIGTLYQFFANKYVIVCELNRQDLVAVSQELADFHGEIPSMDWLRHMNKLVDHLADLWMTDPSRREVWLAMQSTPSTRATGAIHEKEFAEAVQQMLRPLMPRTPRVRRSMMAQVLVHVVYSMLNFSVQDGLSHEAAVAELKRLMVAYLLIAEKESRTGQRDTTA